The sequence GCGACTTTTATGATGAAGCACCATTATTACAATAACGGTTCTGACTTCACGGAAACCATTGATGCACGGGGAATTGTTATAACAGAAAATAGTGTTCTTAAGTTTTTAAAGCATAATAATTATCATACATTCTTTCTCGCCGAGCAACCCTATTTTCTAGCAAGCAAGCCAAAATTGGGCTATGATTTTTCAAACTTTTCGTTGAAGGAAATTGAGTTTATTACCAAAGGTATTGGCGAACCTAGAGATGTTATTGAACCGTTCAAAAATTATTTGAAAACCTATAATCAAGGACCCAATTTCTTTTTTATTGAAATTTTCAATCCAGGACATATTATTAATAGAGAATCGAAATCCAAAGGAATTGAAGGAGAACGCGCGCATTATATTGAAAGCTTAACCGAGTCCAACAAAAAACTAACGGAGCTCACAAAAACAATCTTAAAAAACGATCCTGAAGCCTTGATAATTATTATGGCAGATCACGGCGGTTTTGTGGGAATGCGGCATACCAACGAATCTATTACAAAAAACACCGATCCAGATTTTGTGAATTCAATGTTTAGCACCATTATGGCAATTCATTGGCCAAACGGCGAAGCACCAGAAATTGATGCTAAGTTGAAATCTTCCGTAAATTTGTTTAGAATTTTGGTTTCCTATTTAAGTGAAAATGATTCGTATCTTTCAAACTTGCAGCCCGATGAAAGTTATATAATCATCAATTTTGACGCGCCAAAAGGAGTTTATGAATATTTGGACACCGACGGAAATGTAGTCTTTAAAAAGCATTAATGGAATCTAAACCACCAAAAGAAAATTCTAACAAGTTCTTCGGAAGTTTCTCCGAAAACCCTCTATTTATAGCACTTGGCGTAGGGCTTTATCCTTTGGTTTTCTATTATTCTCGAAACTTTGGAATGATAAATTCTTGGGAACAATTCGGGTATTTTTCGTTACTTTTTATTGTGCTTCCCATACTATTTTTTTCATTGTTGAAGTGGATTTCAAACTTACCTTTCGCCTCAAAATGGGGTAAATATTTACTTCCGTTTTTTAGTATTTTTCTGTTTTTATTTTACCTCAAAATCGTTTTATATGTAGATATGGAGCGTAAAATTATCGTAGGAATTTTTATGATTTCTGCGTTGATAGCCTATTTCCTCCTTAAACATTTTAAAAAATGGATTGCGTTGCAGCTCATTTTGGCTTCGATTGGTTTTATCGGTTTGGTGCCAACGTTGATGAAATATTTTAATTATTCTTCAGATTGGATGCAGCAACCAGACGATATTGAAGAGGTAGTTTTTCAGAAAAAACCCAACGTTTACTATATCCAGCCAGACGGTTATCCAAGTTTTTCTGAATTAAAAAGTGATTTTTATAAGGTAGATAACGCCGATTTTGATAGTTTTTTAGCCCAAAAGAATTTCAAAAATTATCCAGATTTCCGAAGTAATTATATTTCAACGTTAACTTCTAATAGTGCTACTTTTATGATGAAGCACCATTATTACAACAATGGAAAGGATTATTCTGAAATGTTGAACGCTCGTAAAAATATAATTTCAAAAAACCCAGTGCTTTCCATTTTCAAAAATAATGGATATAAAACTCATTTTATAACGGAACATCCATATTTAATGGTAAACCGCCCGAAAATTGGGTTTGATTATACCAATTTCACATACAACGAAATCCCTTATTTAACAACGGGCTTCAATGTTATAAAAGATACTTATCCAGATCTAGAGAACGCAATCGATTCAAAAAACGACAGTGGAAATTTCTTCTTCATCGAAATATTTGAACCCAGCCACATTGCCACCACGAAGGAAACTTCAAAGGGAAAAGTGGCAGAGCGGGTGGAATGGCTTAAAAAACTTGAAATAGCAAACACGAAGCTTGAAAAAATGGTCAACCTAATTACTGAAAAAGATCCCGGTGCGCTCATTATGATAATGGCGGATCACGGCGGTTTTGTTGGGCTGGACTATACGCTTCAAGTTTACGCGAAAACCTCAAATCCCGAGATTATTTATACTACTTTTGGAGCAATGCTGTCCATTCGCTGGCCAAATAATGAAGTGCCCGAAATAGACTCAAACTTAAAAAGCGGTGTAAATGTTTTCAGGATTTTGTTTTCGTTTTTAGGCGATGACCCGAAATATTTAAAACATTTACAAGACGACGGCAGCTATGTTATTTTGAAGGAAGAAGCAGAGCCAGGCGTTTATCAATACATTGATGATAACGGAAATATCGTTTTTAAAAAGTTGTGATTTCTGAAGTAATTATTTTAAAGTTAGACTTCAAATGTTTCAATGTTCTGAGTTTTGATAGAAAATTCATCATTTTGAAATATTTGAACAGCAATTCGAGTTATAAGTTTGAAAATAACACTTCTTCACAATCAGTTTGAGTATTGAAGAACGAAAACGTAAAAGTGATTTCATATTAAAGGAAAGCAATACATTGGAAGAAAACTACCAAATAAAAATATACAAACCATCACAAAAAACTGCATGGAATAGCTTTGTAAAAGAAGCAAAGAACGCTACCTTTCTCTTTCAGCGCGATTTTATGGACTATCATTCTGATAGGTTTCAAGACCATTCACTGTTGGTTTATAAAGCTGAAAAGTTGGTTGCTGTACTTCCTGCAAACATTTCCAATTCAGAATTACATTCACATCAAGGCCTTACTTATGGCGGATTGGTTTTAGGTAAGAAAACTACATTTGAAGAAACATTGCAGATTTTTAAAAGTCTGCTTTCATTTTTAAAAGAAGAAGGGGTTGAAGTTTTAAATCTAAAATTACTTCCTAAAATCTATCATCAATTGCCAAGTGATGAAATTGATTATTTATTGTTTCTCGTAAAAGCTTCACTTGTTAGACGAGATATTACAAGTTGTGTTTTCAATGAGAATCCTTTAAAAATAGCATCTTCAAATCGTTTACGCGGAATTAAAAAAGGCGAGAAAAACGAATTGCAGGTTAGGGAAGAGGCCAACTTCAAACCTTTTTGGATCGAAGTTTTGGAACCGAATTTAAAGAAAGTTCACAATCAAAAACCTGTTCATTCTTTGGAAGAAATTGAATTGTTGCAATCCCGATTTCCTAATAACATTAAGCAATTCAACGTTTATAAAAACGACGAAATCGTAGCAGGAGCAACCATTTTTGAAACTGCTACTGTTGCGCACGCCCAATATATTTCAGCAAACGAAATAGGCCGCCAAACTGGCGGATTGGATTTTCTGTTTAAGTACTTGCTACAGCATTTTTCGCATAAAAAGTATTTCGACTTTGGAATTATAAATGAAGAACAAGGAAAAAAAATTAACCAAGGACTACTCAATTGGAAGGAAACCTTTGGCGGGAGAAGTATTGTACACGATTTTTACGAAATCAAAACCGAGAATCACGAACTTTTAAACGACATTTTTATATGATTCCATTTTTGGATTTAAAGGCAATAAACCAACGGTTTGAAGCAGAGTTTCAAAACAGTTTTCAACGTTTTTTAGATTCTGGCTATTATATTTTAGGAAGCCAAGTAAAGTTGTTTGAAGCGAACTTTGCCAACTATTGCGGAACAACTCATTGCATTGGCGTTGGCAATGGTTTGGATGCGCTTCGTTTGATTTTGGAAGGCTATAAAATACTTGGAAAACTTAAAGAAAATGATGAGGTTTTGGTAGCTTCAAATACCTACATCGCCACAATTTTGGCAATAAAACAAGCGGGCTTAAAACCCATTTTGGTAGAAGCCGATTTGGAAACTTACAATTTCGATTTAACTTCACTTCAAAATGCAATTTCAGAAA comes from Aequorivita sublithincola DSM 14238 and encodes:
- a CDS encoding sulfatase-like hydrolase/transferase; this translates as MKAKEKQGFFSFFFKKENLFPIITALAAGLYPLLFYYTNNFKLINSWGHFGYFISLFLLTPIVVFFIAHKISKFQVFEKLQPYVLPFLNFFAFFFFLNVALYASFSWLRTFVVFAIAFLLIFLLWKYFKKIIAFQFILAIIGVFTLTPVLIKQLNYSKEWMKQPDGIETAVFKKKPNIYYIQPDGYVNFSELKKGNYKIENSVFENFLKENNFKTYPNFRSNYAATLPSNSATFMMKHHYYNNGSDFTETIDARGIVITENSVLKFLKHNNYHTFFLAEQPYFLASKPKLGYDFSNFSLKEIEFITKGIGEPRDVIEPFKNYLKTYNQGPNFFFIEIFNPGHIINRESKSKGIEGERAHYIESLTESNKKLTELTKTILKNDPEALIIIMADHGGFVGMRHTNESITKNTDPDFVNSMFSTIMAIHWPNGEAPEIDAKLKSSVNLFRILVSYLSENDSYLSNLQPDESYIIINFDAPKGVYEYLDTDGNVVFKKH